In the Ensifer adhaerens genome, one interval contains:
- the nrdI gene encoding class Ib ribonucleoside-diphosphate reductase assembly flavoprotein NrdI: protein MGLIVYFSSRSENTHRFVEKLGLRATRIPLNEGKGSLTVTEPYVLVVPTYCGDDGRGAVPKQVIRFLNDAGNRSHIRGVIAAGNSNFGATYGIAGDVISAKCRVPYLYRFELLGTEADVANVKNGMERFWTSQHSNAP from the coding sequence ATGGGGCTGATCGTCTATTTTTCCAGCCGCTCGGAAAACACCCATCGTTTCGTCGAAAAGCTCGGCCTTCGCGCAACCCGCATACCGCTCAACGAAGGTAAGGGTTCGCTTACGGTTACGGAGCCCTATGTGCTCGTCGTGCCCACCTATTGCGGCGACGACGGCCGGGGCGCCGTGCCGAAACAGGTGATCCGCTTCCTGAACGATGCGGGCAACCGCTCCCACATCCGCGGCGTGATTGCCGCGGGCAATAGCAATTTCGGAGCGACCTACGGGATCGCCGGCGACGTGATCTCGGCCAAGTGCCGGGTGCCCTACCTCTATCGGTTCGAGCTACTCGGGACCGAAGCGGACGTCGCCAACGTCAAAAACGGGATGGAACGATTTTGGACGTCTCAACACTCGAACGCCCCCTGA
- the nrdH gene encoding glutaredoxin-like protein NrdH, translated as MSITVYSKPACVQCTATTRALDRQGTDYRLIDISEDSDAFALVQGLGYRQVPVVVAGERHWAGFRPDMISALA; from the coding sequence ATGTCGATCACCGTCTACAGCAAGCCCGCCTGCGTCCAATGCACCGCCACCACCCGCGCACTCGACCGCCAGGGCACCGATTACCGCCTCATCGATATCTCCGAGGATTCCGATGCGTTCGCGCTCGTGCAGGGTCTCGGCTACCGCCAGGTCCCGGTCGTCGTCGCCGGCGAGCGCCATTGGGCCGGCTTCCGCCCGGACATGATCAGCGCACTTGCTTGA
- a CDS encoding LysR substrate-binding domain-containing protein, which produces MSAVRAFEAAARHLSFTRAADELGMTQAAVSYQIRLLEERIGTPLFVRLPREVRLTAAGRQLAPKVTEAIDLLGAAFSEITDKTEHHLHISILPTVVSSWLGSRLASFQTAHPNISIRVHMSTELIDFKRDAIDLVVRSGNGDWPGNDVFPLFPIDYMPVCTPSFLEKHQLRHPSDVLRVRRFGNASWWRRWMIETGVEPPASNGTELIFDVQAMDVTTTLNDHGIAIAVSTFLMDELRSGRLIRPFDHVVRDGRAYWLVYPQGSRRQKKIQAFRDWIIAEADASNALLSSVMGEQGSVSG; this is translated from the coding sequence ATGAGTGCGGTGCGTGCCTTCGAAGCGGCGGCACGGCACCTGAGCTTCACCCGCGCCGCCGACGAACTCGGCATGACGCAGGCGGCGGTCAGCTACCAGATCCGGCTGCTGGAGGAGCGCATAGGCACGCCGCTCTTCGTCCGGCTTCCGCGCGAGGTGCGGCTGACTGCGGCCGGGCGGCAACTGGCGCCGAAGGTGACGGAGGCGATCGACCTTCTCGGGGCGGCCTTTTCGGAAATCACCGACAAGACCGAACACCACCTGCACATCTCCATATTGCCGACCGTCGTGTCGAGCTGGCTCGGCTCCAGGCTCGCCTCGTTCCAGACGGCCCATCCGAACATCAGCATTCGGGTGCACATGTCGACGGAGCTGATCGACTTCAAGCGTGATGCGATCGATCTTGTCGTGCGCAGCGGCAATGGCGACTGGCCCGGCAACGACGTGTTTCCGCTTTTCCCGATCGATTACATGCCGGTCTGCACGCCTTCTTTCCTGGAAAAGCACCAGCTCAGGCATCCCTCCGACGTGCTGCGCGTGCGGCGCTTCGGCAATGCCAGCTGGTGGCGGCGATGGATGATCGAGACGGGGGTGGAACCGCCGGCAAGCAACGGTACCGAGCTGATCTTCGACGTCCAGGCGATGGATGTCACCACGACACTCAACGACCATGGCATTGCCATCGCCGTTTCGACCTTCCTGATGGACGAACTTAGGAGCGGCCGATTGATTCGGCCGTTCGACCATGTGGTTCGCGACGGGCGTGCCTACTGGCTGGTCTATCCGCAAGGCAGCCGACGGCAGAAGAAGATCCAGGCGTTTCGTGACTGGATCATCGCCGAGGCGGATGCGTCGAACGCGCTTCTTTCGTCGGTGATGGGGGAGCAGGGGTCCGTTTCGGGCTGA
- a CDS encoding metallophosphoesterase family protein, whose protein sequence is MKIVQISDTHLSPLKSHFNDNWEPLRAWIEAVAPDLVIHTGDVTIDGADHEDDITFSLDLTGQLSMPVLIVPGNHDVGHLPGSHQPVDLERLARWRRLAGPDYWVSDHAGWRLIGLNSLLLGFEDEEEETQFAWLEEQLRSHGGRQVAIFAHKPLFVDAPEEGDTGYWSVRPHQRQRLFDLIEGSDVALHASGHLHWAWKGEHAGTALVWAPPTSFIIDTLERPMPGERLVGAVVHEFTDAGVSSEIVAVPGLVSHVLDPIVEEVYPQAAKKKPLVEAAQ, encoded by the coding sequence ATGAAGATCGTCCAGATCAGCGACACCCATCTCAGCCCGCTGAAGAGCCATTTCAACGACAACTGGGAGCCGCTTCGCGCCTGGATCGAAGCGGTGGCACCTGATCTCGTCATTCACACCGGTGACGTGACCATCGACGGCGCCGACCACGAAGACGACATCACCTTTTCGCTCGACCTGACCGGCCAGCTGTCGATGCCGGTGCTGATCGTGCCCGGCAATCACGATGTCGGCCATTTGCCCGGTTCGCATCAGCCGGTCGACCTGGAGCGTCTTGCCCGCTGGCGCCGCCTCGCCGGACCGGATTACTGGGTCTCCGATCACGCGGGCTGGCGGCTGATCGGGCTCAACAGCCTGCTCCTCGGCTTCGAAGATGAGGAAGAGGAAACGCAGTTCGCCTGGCTTGAGGAGCAGTTGCGGAGCCACGGCGGGCGCCAAGTGGCGATCTTCGCCCACAAGCCGCTCTTCGTCGACGCGCCAGAGGAAGGCGACACCGGATACTGGAGCGTTCGCCCCCACCAGCGCCAGCGCCTCTTCGATCTGATCGAGGGTTCCGACGTGGCGCTGCATGCAAGCGGCCACCTGCATTGGGCCTGGAAGGGCGAACATGCCGGAACGGCGCTCGTCTGGGCGCCGCCGACCTCCTTTATCATCGACACGCTGGAGCGGCCGATGCCGGGAGAGCGGCTGGTCGGCGCCGTCGTGCACGAATTCACCGATGCCGGTGTCTCGAGCGAGATCGTCGCCGTCCCGGGACTTGTCAGCCACGTGCTCGATCCGATCGTCGAGGAGGTCTATCCGCAGGCGGCGAAGAAGAAGCCCCTTGTGGAGGCGGCGCAATGA
- a CDS encoding ABC transporter ATP-binding protein — translation MSVLSLEGITKSYGGNAILKGVSLVAEAGEFIALVGPSGCGKSMLLRIVAGLDHGDSGEIVIGGRSVARMAAADRNVAMVFQSYALYPHLTAGENIAVPLAMRRLTAVQRLPVIGNFLPGQKQIRSDIQRQVKEMAGALKIDHLLDRKPGQMSGGQRQRVALARAMVRRPAVFLMDEPLSNLDANLRVHARGEIVDLHRRAGAPTLYVTHDQSEALSMADRVAVMIGGNLLQLASPKEIYDNPSHIEVARFLGQPKINVLATRSDAAGIVRFGDLALLANRGQTPDAPVKLAIRPEFVRFHVASAGRLTARVERMEFLGSEVIVYARLDAIGEAVTAKLAPAEAAALAIGQPVDVEFLPERAMLFDQEGARLQAEPITVATSLEKIHG, via the coding sequence ATGAGCGTGCTTTCGCTAGAGGGTATCACCAAGTCCTATGGCGGCAACGCGATCCTGAAGGGCGTCAGCCTGGTGGCGGAGGCCGGTGAGTTTATCGCCCTTGTCGGCCCCTCCGGGTGCGGCAAGAGCATGCTTCTGCGGATCGTCGCCGGGCTCGACCACGGTGACAGCGGCGAGATCGTCATCGGCGGCCGGAGCGTTGCCCGCATGGCCGCGGCAGATCGCAATGTCGCGATGGTTTTCCAGTCCTATGCGCTCTATCCGCATCTGACGGCGGGAGAGAACATCGCCGTGCCGCTCGCCATGCGGCGCCTGACGGCGGTGCAGCGCCTGCCGGTCATCGGCAATTTCCTGCCGGGGCAAAAGCAGATCCGCAGCGATATCCAGCGTCAGGTGAAGGAGATGGCCGGCGCGCTGAAGATTGACCATCTGCTCGACCGTAAGCCTGGCCAGATGTCCGGAGGTCAGCGCCAGCGCGTGGCGCTCGCCCGCGCCATGGTGCGCCGCCCCGCCGTGTTCCTGATGGACGAGCCGCTCTCCAATCTCGACGCCAACCTGCGCGTCCACGCCCGCGGCGAGATCGTCGACCTGCACCGTCGCGCCGGCGCGCCGACGCTCTACGTCACCCACGACCAGTCGGAGGCGCTCTCGATGGCCGACCGGGTGGCGGTGATGATCGGCGGCAATCTCCTGCAATTGGCAAGCCCAAAGGAGATCTACGACAACCCCTCTCATATCGAGGTCGCGCGCTTCCTCGGCCAGCCGAAGATCAACGTTCTTGCGACCCGCAGTGACGCCGCAGGCATCGTCCGTTTCGGCGATCTCGCCCTGCTCGCGAACCGGGGGCAAACGCCGGATGCGCCGGTGAAGCTCGCAATCCGCCCGGAATTTGTCCGCTTCCATGTGGCAAGCGCCGGCCGCTTGACTGCGCGGGTCGAGCGCATGGAGTTCCTAGGGTCCGAAGTCATCGTCTACGCCCGTCTCGATGCGATCGGCGAGGCGGTCACCGCCAAGTTGGCACCTGCCGAGGCCGCGGCGCTCGCGATCGGCCAGCCCGTCGATGTCGAGTTCCTGCCCGAGCGGGCGATGCTCTTCGACCAGGAAGGCGCGCGTCTTCAGGCCGAGCCGATCACGGTAGCAACGTCCCTGGAGAAGATCCATGGCTAG
- a CDS encoding carbohydrate ABC transporter permease, giving the protein MASVATFETAIAEPAVREARIAWLLALPAVLLLFLFILLPTLAVIVLGFTDFELGYGSFRFVGFENYAELFGDRTFRRSLWNTVVYTAIVTPVSIVLSLSIAMLIEAETKGRAFFRTVYFLPVASLLVAMATVWQFLFHPTIGPINTFLALFGIAGPNWLGASSTVLYGLSIIGIWQSVGFNMVLFLAGLTAIPRELYAAAEVDGAKSWFDRFRLVTWPMLGPTTLFVTTISIINSVKVFETVKTLTEGGPNKASEVLLFTIYQEGFVYLRVGYASAMTVVFLAILVVLMFLQYRVLDRKVHYA; this is encoded by the coding sequence ATGGCTAGTGTCGCGACCTTCGAAACGGCGATCGCCGAGCCCGCAGTGCGCGAGGCGCGCATTGCCTGGCTCCTGGCGCTGCCGGCGGTCCTCCTGCTCTTCCTCTTCATCCTGTTGCCCACACTTGCCGTGATCGTGCTCGGTTTCACCGACTTCGAACTCGGTTATGGCAGCTTTCGTTTTGTCGGCTTCGAGAACTATGCCGAACTCTTCGGTGATCGCACCTTCCGTCGGTCGCTCTGGAACACAGTCGTCTATACGGCGATCGTCACGCCGGTTTCGATCGTGCTTTCGCTTTCGATCGCCATGTTGATCGAGGCGGAAACCAAGGGCAGGGCATTCTTCCGCACCGTCTATTTCCTGCCGGTCGCCTCGCTGCTCGTCGCCATGGCGACCGTCTGGCAGTTCCTCTTCCACCCGACCATAGGCCCGATCAACACCTTCCTCGCGCTCTTCGGTATTGCCGGCCCGAACTGGCTCGGCGCCTCCAGCACCGTGCTCTACGGCCTTTCGATCATCGGCATCTGGCAGTCCGTCGGCTTCAACATGGTGCTGTTTTTGGCCGGCCTCACCGCCATCCCACGCGAGCTTTACGCCGCGGCTGAAGTCGATGGCGCCAAGTCCTGGTTCGATCGTTTCCGGCTGGTGACCTGGCCGATGCTCGGGCCGACGACGCTGTTCGTTACCACCATCAGCATCATCAATTCGGTGAAGGTTTTTGAGACGGTGAAGACGCTGACCGAAGGCGGTCCGAACAAGGCATCGGAAGTGCTGCTCTTCACCATCTACCAGGAGGGCTTCGTCTATCTGCGCGTCGGCTATGCCTCGGCCATGACCGTCGTCTTCCTCGCCATCCTCGTCGTCCTGATGTTCCTGCAGTACCGCGTGCTTGACCGGAAGGTGCATTACGCATGA
- a CDS encoding carbohydrate ABC transporter permease, translated as MTTNALSLGRIARLTVLSLGALIFLAPYIFMVSTAGKAQSEIFSSSLSLIPEQWSYVENFSKALSRVSMSTLLFNGVVVCALIFVIQIVVAIPCAYAMTKLKFRAARTMMVLVMLGLLVPIHATALPIYVAFDRLSVLNSYTALVAPFSISVFAIFLFLQFFRAMPDDLIHAARLDGMSEAGIVARVIVPNAWPAITAFAIFSVVAHWNDLFWPLIVVTNQDYATPPLGLLYFRAAEAGDDYGALMAATLIITLPLVTAFLLAQKRFVEGITMTGLKG; from the coding sequence ATGACCACGAACGCTCTTTCGCTTGGCCGTATCGCCCGTTTGACGGTGCTGTCACTTGGCGCTCTCATCTTCCTTGCGCCCTACATCTTCATGGTTTCGACCGCCGGCAAGGCACAGAGCGAGATCTTCTCCTCGTCGCTGTCGCTGATCCCGGAGCAGTGGTCCTATGTCGAGAACTTCTCCAAGGCGCTGTCGCGCGTCTCGATGTCGACGCTGCTCTTCAACGGCGTCGTTGTCTGCGCACTGATCTTCGTCATCCAGATCGTGGTCGCCATCCCCTGTGCCTATGCCATGACGAAGCTGAAGTTCCGCGCCGCCCGCACCATGATGGTGCTGGTCATGCTCGGCCTGCTCGTGCCGATCCACGCGACGGCGCTGCCGATTTACGTGGCCTTCGACAGGCTCTCCGTGCTGAACAGCTACACGGCCCTGGTGGCTCCGTTCTCGATCTCGGTCTTTGCGATCTTCCTGTTTCTGCAGTTCTTCCGCGCCATGCCCGACGACCTGATCCACGCCGCAAGGCTCGACGGCATGTCGGAGGCCGGCATCGTCGCGCGCGTCATCGTGCCCAACGCCTGGCCGGCGATCACGGCATTCGCGATCTTCTCGGTCGTCGCCCACTGGAACGATCTCTTCTGGCCGCTGATCGTCGTCACCAACCAGGATTATGCGACCCCGCCGCTCGGCCTTCTCTACTTCCGCGCGGCTGAAGCTGGCGACGACTACGGCGCGCTGATGGCCGCCACTCTCATCATCACCCTTCCCCTCGTGACGGCTTTTCTGTTGGCGCAGAAACGCTTCGTCGAGGGCATCACCATGACCGGTCTCAAAGGCTGA
- a CDS encoding ABC transporter substrate-binding protein — MTHLRQLFTAAAASLIIAAPAYAETQLTVHYPMPGFFKDVMDTISKKFMEENPDIKITFANPSATYEEGIQTIMRQAGTVEMPDLTFIGLNRLRMVNERDIPVDLGPFIAKDGNMAEQGFSENILKLAQVGGKQVGLAFATSNPIMYYNADLVRKAGGDPENPPKTWDEVIALGGKIKALGDGNEGIDFRWQGDDWMFSALLFGAGGDMLSADESKVAFNGPEGQKAVEVLDRMVKEGGLPVLTKQAGEQAFVAGKIGFAFQTTGALRNTIKNVGDKFDLRTAQIPLIDPVNGKLPTGGNAVVILTRDAEKQEAAWKFAKFAAGPYGASVVVPGTGYVPNNALAATSPEYLANFYKENPLFRAGLEQMPRMRPWYAFPGSNGVKVTQTIVENLSRIVEQTATSKEALDEAAAEVESLLPRS, encoded by the coding sequence ATGACACATCTGAGACAGCTTTTCACCGCGGCTGCCGCATCGCTGATCATCGCCGCACCCGCCTACGCCGAGACCCAGCTGACGGTGCATTATCCGATGCCCGGCTTCTTCAAGGACGTGATGGACACGATCTCGAAGAAATTCATGGAAGAAAACCCCGATATCAAGATCACCTTCGCCAATCCGTCCGCGACCTATGAGGAAGGCATCCAGACGATCATGCGTCAGGCCGGTACGGTCGAGATGCCTGATCTGACCTTCATCGGCCTCAACCGCCTGCGCATGGTCAACGAGCGCGACATCCCCGTCGACCTCGGCCCGTTCATCGCCAAGGACGGCAACATGGCCGAACAGGGCTTTTCGGAAAACATACTGAAACTCGCCCAGGTGGGCGGCAAGCAGGTGGGCCTTGCCTTCGCGACCTCCAACCCGATCATGTATTACAACGCCGATCTGGTGCGCAAAGCCGGCGGCGATCCGGAAAACCCGCCGAAGACCTGGGACGAGGTCATCGCGCTCGGGGGCAAGATCAAGGCGCTCGGCGACGGCAATGAAGGCATCGACTTCCGCTGGCAGGGCGACGACTGGATGTTCTCGGCTCTGCTCTTCGGCGCCGGCGGCGACATGCTGAGTGCTGACGAAAGCAAGGTTGCCTTCAATGGTCCCGAGGGCCAGAAGGCCGTTGAAGTGCTTGACCGCATGGTCAAGGAAGGCGGCTTGCCGGTGCTGACCAAGCAGGCTGGCGAACAGGCCTTCGTTGCCGGCAAGATCGGCTTTGCCTTCCAGACGACGGGCGCGCTGCGCAACACGATCAAGAATGTCGGCGACAAGTTCGACCTGCGCACGGCCCAAATCCCGCTGATCGACCCGGTCAACGGCAAGCTGCCGACGGGTGGCAATGCTGTCGTTATCCTGACGCGCGATGCCGAAAAGCAGGAGGCCGCCTGGAAGTTCGCGAAGTTCGCCGCCGGTCCCTATGGCGCCTCGGTCGTCGTTCCCGGCACCGGCTACGTGCCGAACAACGCGCTTGCCGCCACGTCGCCGGAGTATCTCGCCAACTTCTACAAGGAAAACCCGCTGTTTCGCGCCGGCCTCGAGCAGATGCCGCGCATGCGCCCCTGGTATGCCTTCCCGGGCAGCAACGGCGTGAAGGTCACGCAGACGATCGTCGAGAACCTGTCGCGCATCGTCGAGCAGACGGCGACGTCAAAGGAAGCGCTGGACGAGGCAGCAGCCGAAGTCGAAAGCCTGTTGCCGCGCAGCTGA
- a CDS encoding LacI family DNA-binding transcriptional regulator, with protein sequence MATLQQIAFHAGCSLATVSRVLNGEGPVSDEMVRRVRRAAAELGYRPTAATGRTAGRSQPVVGVLVPSVTNPVFAASLGGIQHRMQAANHGVLIAQSNYDPALEARAVRSLLEQRPTGLILTLCDARTSEALSAALPPTVLLNNRPVARFAAAVTVDNHRAGYELTRHILAHGHQRIVVVTGHFHSSDRARLRYDGYTAAMQEAGVQPIEAIEIPFVDGYENLDLCAVVAHHQPTAIIASNDLLALGVIAALRRQGLSVPDDVSVAGFDGIALGRLMSPTLTTISMPDGDMGLAAAALLLDMAENASGCRHLTLESRLYPGGTVRRLG encoded by the coding sequence ATGGCAACCCTGCAACAGATCGCTTTTCATGCCGGCTGTTCACTCGCAACCGTTTCGCGCGTGCTGAACGGCGAGGGCCCCGTCAGCGACGAGATGGTGCGGCGCGTGCGGCGGGCCGCCGCCGAATTGGGCTATCGGCCCACAGCCGCAACGGGGCGCACCGCAGGCCGCAGCCAGCCTGTGGTCGGCGTGCTGGTGCCGAGCGTCACCAATCCGGTTTTCGCAGCTTCGCTCGGCGGGATTCAGCACCGCATGCAGGCCGCGAACCACGGCGTTCTCATCGCCCAGTCCAACTACGATCCCGCACTCGAGGCACGCGCCGTGCGATCGCTGCTGGAACAGCGCCCGACCGGCCTGATCCTGACCCTTTGCGATGCCCGCACCAGCGAGGCGCTATCGGCGGCACTGCCGCCGACGGTGCTCCTCAACAATCGGCCGGTTGCCCGCTTTGCCGCCGCCGTCACAGTCGACAATCATCGCGCCGGCTACGAGCTGACCCGGCATATCCTTGCGCATGGACATCAGCGCATTGTCGTGGTCACCGGCCATTTCCATTCTTCCGACCGGGCGCGTCTGCGCTACGACGGCTACACTGCCGCCATGCAGGAAGCGGGTGTTCAACCGATCGAGGCGATCGAGATCCCCTTCGTCGACGGCTACGAGAACCTCGACCTTTGTGCCGTTGTCGCCCATCATCAACCGACTGCGATCATCGCCTCCAACGACCTGCTTGCGCTCGGCGTCATCGCGGCGCTCCGCCGCCAGGGCCTGTCCGTGCCCGACGACGTCTCGGTCGCCGGCTTCGACGGCATCGCGCTTGGGCGGTTGATGAGCCCGACGCTCACCACGATTTCGATGCCTGACGGCGACATGGGGCTCGCCGCTGCTGCCCTTCTGCTCGACATGGCCGAGAATGCGTCGGGCTGCCGCCATCTGACCCTTGAGAGCCGGCTCTATCCGGGCGGGACGGTCCGCCGCCTCGGCTGA
- a CDS encoding substrate-binding domain-containing protein has product MRKFLSTTALAVIAASFWAGSANAETANPFRCQPGEKYVMNVMVSGVEYWFPVYEMFKQAGQQFGCETEYTGTPEYDVNKQIATFDQALAQNPAGILVHPMNSDPFIEPINRAIDQGTAVVTFAADSPLSKRVSFITSDNTREGTYAADAIAEKMGGKGEYAVLENPGQDNHDKRITAFVNRMAEKWPEMKLVGRAASNQDPNKAYQGLMSLIQANPNLGAVFMPEANSAIGAAQASKESGGKVLVMCADVNANILDMIKAGEVFGSINPNQGMQGYMGFMLLWMAKHPELIDPMNDAKRSGFNPMSIPFVDNGLSIVTAENADDFYWDKYLKRRGTKGIDE; this is encoded by the coding sequence GTGCGCAAATTTCTCAGCACGACCGCTCTGGCGGTCATTGCAGCTTCATTCTGGGCAGGTTCGGCAAACGCCGAAACGGCGAACCCGTTTCGCTGCCAGCCCGGTGAAAAATACGTCATGAACGTCATGGTGTCGGGCGTGGAATACTGGTTCCCGGTCTATGAAATGTTCAAGCAGGCCGGCCAGCAGTTCGGCTGCGAGACGGAATATACCGGCACGCCGGAATATGACGTCAACAAGCAGATCGCCACCTTCGACCAGGCGCTTGCCCAGAACCCGGCCGGCATTCTGGTTCACCCGATGAACTCGGACCCGTTCATCGAGCCGATCAACCGGGCGATCGACCAGGGCACGGCGGTCGTCACGTTTGCCGCAGACTCGCCGCTGTCGAAACGCGTCTCCTTCATCACCTCGGACAATACCCGCGAAGGCACCTACGCCGCCGACGCAATCGCCGAGAAGATGGGCGGCAAGGGTGAATATGCCGTGCTCGAAAACCCGGGCCAGGACAACCACGACAAGCGCATCACCGCCTTCGTCAACCGCATGGCCGAGAAGTGGCCGGAGATGAAACTCGTCGGCCGCGCCGCCTCGAACCAGGATCCGAACAAGGCCTATCAGGGCCTGATGAGCCTCATCCAGGCCAATCCGAATCTCGGCGCCGTGTTCATGCCGGAAGCCAACTCGGCGATCGGTGCTGCCCAGGCCAGCAAGGAAAGCGGCGGCAAGGTGCTCGTCATGTGCGCCGACGTCAACGCCAACATCCTCGACATGATCAAGGCCGGCGAAGTCTTCGGCTCGATCAACCCGAACCAGGGCATGCAGGGCTATATGGGCTTCATGCTTCTGTGGATGGCCAAGCACCCGGAGCTGATCGACCCGATGAACGACGCCAAGCGTTCCGGCTTCAACCCGATGAGCATTCCCTTCGTCGACAATGGTCTTTCCATCGTCACCGCTGAAAATGCCGACGATTTCTACTGGGACAAGTACCTGAAGCGTCGTGGCACCAAGGGCATCGACGAGTAG
- a CDS encoding sugar ABC transporter ATP-binding protein → MTAQPVLEVRRVTKHFGAVKALTEVDFRLERGEIHALCGENGAGKSTLMNIIAGVLQPNDGEVLVDGSVVRIGSPAIAQTLGIGLVHQEIALCPDATVAENMFMAATNRRRSPLMNYGALEREAQGVMNRLAPIDVRRKVADLAISSQQLVEIAKALTLDCRVLILDEPTAALTEAEAQALFGIIRDLKAAGISIIYISHRMAEIFSLCDRVTVFRDGRHVVTENIADVTPDDVVRRMVGREISQLYPPKQAVEARSGETILSVRKLGDGTRIDDVSFELKRGEILGIGGLIGSGRTEIAEAICGLRTKSTGEVSLRGKVQRIGNYRDAVNAGIVYLSEDRKGSGVFTELSIAQNISVLDLKTLTGPLGLLNARAEADLARDFVRRLGVRMGGIDMPVSSLSGGNQQKVAIAKQLAVRPEVILMDEPTRGIDVGAKSEIHRLLRELAESGIGIVVISSELPELLGLCDRVLVVREGAIAGELGDREMSEEAVIRLASGVTQTDQSATGRTAHVA, encoded by the coding sequence ATGACAGCACAACCGGTTCTGGAGGTCCGGCGCGTCACCAAGCATTTCGGTGCGGTGAAGGCGTTGACGGAGGTGGATTTTCGGCTTGAGCGCGGAGAAATCCATGCGCTTTGCGGCGAAAACGGCGCGGGCAAATCCACGCTGATGAACATCATTGCCGGCGTGTTGCAGCCAAACGACGGCGAGGTTCTCGTTGATGGATCGGTCGTCAGGATCGGTTCGCCGGCGATCGCCCAGACGCTTGGCATCGGTCTCGTCCACCAGGAAATCGCGCTCTGCCCGGATGCGACGGTTGCCGAAAACATGTTCATGGCCGCCACCAACCGCCGCCGCTCGCCGCTGATGAACTACGGTGCGCTGGAGCGCGAAGCACAAGGCGTGATGAACCGGCTGGCGCCGATCGACGTGCGCCGCAAGGTCGCCGACCTTGCCATTTCCAGCCAGCAGTTGGTCGAGATCGCCAAGGCGCTGACGCTCGATTGCCGCGTGCTGATCCTCGACGAGCCGACCGCGGCGCTGACGGAAGCCGAAGCCCAGGCGCTGTTCGGCATCATCCGCGACCTCAAGGCCGCGGGCATTTCGATCATCTATATCAGCCACCGCATGGCCGAGATCTTTTCGCTCTGCGACCGCGTCACGGTGTTTCGCGACGGGCGGCATGTGGTCACCGAGAATATTGCCGATGTGACGCCCGACGATGTCGTGCGCCGCATGGTCGGCCGCGAGATCAGCCAGCTCTATCCGCCGAAGCAGGCGGTGGAAGCGCGCTCAGGCGAGACCATCCTTTCGGTCCGCAAGTTGGGCGACGGAACCCGGATCGATGATGTTTCCTTCGAGCTGAAACGCGGCGAAATCCTCGGCATCGGCGGGCTGATCGGGTCCGGCCGCACGGAGATCGCCGAAGCGATCTGCGGTCTCAGGACAAAGTCGACGGGCGAGGTGAGCCTGCGCGGCAAGGTCCAGCGTATCGGCAACTACCGGGACGCCGTCAATGCCGGCATCGTCTATCTGTCGGAGGATCGCAAGGGGTCCGGCGTCTTCACCGAGCTGTCGATCGCCCAGAACATTTCCGTGCTCGACCTGAAGACGCTGACAGGCCCGCTCGGGCTGTTGAACGCCAGGGCTGAAGCGGATCTCGCCCGCGATTTCGTCCGCCGTCTCGGCGTGCGCATGGGCGGTATCGACATGCCGGTGTCGTCGCTCTCGGGCGGCAACCAGCAGAAGGTGGCGATCGCCAAGCAGCTGGCCGTTCGACCTGAAGTCATTCTGATGGACGAGCCGACGCGCGGTATCGATGTCGGCGCCAAATCCGAGATCCACCGGTTGCTGCGCGAGCTTGCGGAAAGCGGCATCGGCATCGTCGTGATCTCGTCGGAGCTGCCGGAACTGCTCGGGCTCTGCGACCGGGTACTGGTGGTGCGCGAAGGCGCGATCGCCGGCGAGCTTGGCGACAGAGAAATGAGTGAGGAGGCGGTGATCCGCCTGGCGTCCGGCGTGACGCAGACGGATCAGAGTGCAACAGGCAGGACAGCCCATGTCGCCTGA